Proteins encoded by one window of Streptomyces sp. ALI-76-A:
- a CDS encoding ABC transporter permease — protein sequence MTTVAPDRPESVLVRRPGPQELHPVRTHRRRRALELSLAVAVPLSLVLLWQLAAGQAWIDDRVYPAPSTILADGWDRAAAGDLWPDVWATLKRVLAGYALGTAAGYALGLLMGSLSLVRAALEPLLDALYVVPKLALLPVFLNMFGLGEGPQVALVAATVFFFVWISTMSAVIAVPSGHRDAGRVFGASPWQMFRHVLLPASLPQVLVGARIAAGVAVLVIVASEQIAATNGLGHLIFDSRALFQNDVMFVGIVCVAVLGVLFSELIRLVGRLLTPWAPRDRGRGQS from the coding sequence ATGACCACCGTCGCGCCCGACCGGCCCGAGTCGGTCCTGGTCCGCCGCCCGGGCCCCCAGGAACTCCATCCCGTACGCACCCACCGCCGCCGACGGGCCCTGGAGCTGTCGCTCGCGGTGGCCGTCCCGCTGTCGTTGGTGCTGCTCTGGCAGCTGGCCGCCGGACAGGCCTGGATCGACGACCGCGTCTATCCGGCGCCGTCCACGATCCTCGCCGACGGCTGGGACCGGGCCGCGGCCGGCGACCTGTGGCCGGACGTGTGGGCGACCCTGAAACGCGTCCTGGCCGGCTACGCGCTCGGCACGGCGGCGGGCTACGCGCTCGGCCTCCTCATGGGCTCCCTCTCCCTGGTCCGAGCCGCCCTCGAACCGCTCCTGGACGCCCTGTACGTCGTACCGAAACTGGCCCTGCTCCCGGTTTTCCTGAACATGTTCGGCCTCGGCGAGGGCCCCCAGGTGGCCCTGGTGGCGGCGACGGTCTTCTTCTTCGTCTGGATCTCCACGATGTCGGCGGTGATCGCGGTCCCGTCCGGCCACCGCGACGCGGGCCGGGTCTTCGGCGCCTCACCCTGGCAGATGTTCCGCCACGTCCTGCTGCCGGCCTCGCTGCCGCAGGTCCTGGTGGGCGCGCGGATCGCGGCGGGCGTGGCGGTACTGGTGATCGTCGCCTCCGAGCAGATCGCCGCGACGAACGGTCTGGGCCACCTGATCTTCGACTCCCGCGCCCTGTTCCAGAACGACGTGATGTTCGTCGGCATCGTCTGCGTGGCCGTACTGGGCGTGCTCTTCTCCGAACTGATCCGGCTGGTGGGCCGGTTGCTCACCCCCTGGGCACCGAGGGACCGCGGACGGGGGCAGTCATGA
- a CDS encoding UPF0182 family protein yields the protein MPDRGGGPTGPRIRVGRPSRRVRTLLMTLGVLAVLGMAFTMFAGFWTDWLWYRSVNYSSVFTTTLWTKIGLFFFFGLLMAVAVGFNIWLAHRLRPPLSAMSMEQQSLDRYRMGIAPYKTWLLLGIVSLVGLIAGASASGQWRTWLMWVNGVPFDQKDPQFHLDVSFYAFDLPWYRFLLGFGFAAAILSLIAAALTHYLYGGLRVTSPGARATAAATGHLSVLLGIFVALKAVAYWLDRYGLAVKSSDFKATDNWTGLRYVDANAYLPAKTILFCIAVICALLFFATLWRRTWQLPVIGFGLMVLSAILIGGLYPAIVQKFQVQPNEQAKEAPYVEKNLKATREAYGIDDAKVTEYAGKSTTTDKTKLRDDATDAASIRIMDPNIVSPTFQQLQQMRNYYAFPTNLDVDRYSKDGSDQDTVIGLRELNLNGIPKNNWINDHFRYTHGYGAVAAKGTEADSQGRPVFTEYDLPSKGDLGSYQQRIYYGEKTNTYSIVGGPQKEIDYSDDTGEKTFSYTGKSGVNLSNPVNRAAYAVAFNEPQILYSGAIGEGSRILYNRTPKERVEAVAPWLTIDGDAYPAVVGGKIQWIVDAYTTTNGYPYASRTTLGDTTADSLTATNNSRAVVAQQNQVNYIRNSVKATVDAYTGEVKLFQWDTQDPVLKTWMKAFPGTVESKGDIPQALMDHLRYPQDLFKVQRELLSRYHVEDAQTFLSGSEVWQVPDDPTNKSGNAVPPYYLSLKMPDQSAQTFSLTTTFTPNGRDNLSAFMSVDAEAGTSDYGKIRVLKLPTNTTVNGPKQVQSQFNSEQDIAETISLLNRGDSTVEYGNLLAVPLDGELLYVEPVYVRGGGLKYPLLRKVLVTYGGNTAFENTLGEALNKVFEADGSTTEPPPDDGDTTTPPPASDNPTVQEALNDAQEAFDAGQEALKENDWQAYGEAQKNLEEALRRAEEAQAAADKNGDAAAPGGSPSPSGSPRPSGSPSPSGSPDSG from the coding sequence ATGCCGGACCGCGGCGGAGGCCCGACGGGGCCACGGATCAGAGTGGGCCGCCCGTCCCGGCGCGTCCGGACCCTGCTCATGACGCTGGGCGTCCTAGCCGTCCTCGGCATGGCGTTCACCATGTTCGCGGGGTTCTGGACGGACTGGCTCTGGTACCGGTCGGTGAACTACTCGTCCGTGTTCACGACCACCCTGTGGACCAAGATCGGTCTGTTCTTCTTCTTCGGCCTGCTGATGGCCGTGGCGGTGGGCTTCAACATCTGGCTGGCCCACCGGCTGCGCCCGCCGCTGAGCGCCATGTCGATGGAGCAGCAGAGCCTCGACCGCTACCGGATGGGCATCGCGCCGTACAAGACGTGGCTGCTGCTCGGGATCGTCTCCCTGGTCGGCCTGATCGCGGGCGCCTCCGCGTCCGGTCAGTGGCGGACCTGGCTGATGTGGGTCAACGGCGTGCCCTTCGACCAGAAGGACCCGCAGTTCCACCTCGACGTCTCCTTCTACGCCTTCGACCTGCCCTGGTACCGGTTCCTGCTCGGCTTCGGCTTCGCCGCCGCGATCCTCTCCCTGATCGCCGCCGCGCTCACCCACTACCTGTACGGCGGGCTCAGGGTCACCTCCCCGGGCGCGCGCGCCACGGCGGCCGCGACCGGGCACCTGTCGGTGCTGCTCGGCATCTTCGTCGCCCTGAAGGCGGTCGCCTACTGGCTCGACCGGTACGGACTGGCGGTGAAGTCCAGCGACTTCAAGGCCACCGACAACTGGACGGGCCTCAGGTACGTCGACGCCAACGCCTATCTGCCGGCCAAGACGATCCTGTTCTGCATCGCCGTCATCTGCGCCCTGCTCTTCTTCGCCACCCTGTGGCGGCGCACCTGGCAGCTGCCCGTCATCGGCTTCGGCCTGATGGTGCTCTCGGCGATCCTCATCGGCGGCCTGTACCCGGCGATCGTCCAGAAGTTCCAGGTCCAGCCGAACGAGCAGGCCAAGGAAGCGCCGTACGTCGAGAAGAACCTCAAGGCGACGCGTGAGGCGTACGGCATCGACGACGCCAAGGTCACCGAGTACGCGGGCAAGTCCACCACCACGGACAAGACCAAGCTGCGCGACGACGCCACCGACGCCGCCAGCATCCGCATCATGGACCCGAACATCGTCTCGCCGACGTTCCAGCAGCTCCAGCAGATGCGGAACTACTACGCCTTCCCGACCAACCTGGACGTCGACCGGTACAGCAAGGACGGCAGCGACCAGGACACGGTCATCGGTCTGCGGGAGCTGAACCTCAACGGCATCCCGAAGAACAACTGGATCAACGACCACTTCCGCTACACCCACGGGTACGGAGCGGTGGCCGCCAAGGGCACCGAGGCCGATTCGCAGGGCCGCCCGGTCTTCACCGAGTACGACCTGCCGTCCAAGGGCGACCTCGGGTCGTACCAGCAGCGGATCTACTACGGCGAGAAGACCAACACGTACTCGATCGTCGGCGGTCCCCAGAAGGAGATCGACTACTCCGACGACACCGGTGAGAAGACCTTCAGCTACACGGGCAAGAGCGGGGTCAACCTCTCCAACCCGGTCAACCGGGCCGCGTACGCGGTGGCGTTCAACGAGCCGCAGATCCTGTACTCCGGCGCCATCGGCGAGGGGTCGCGGATCCTGTACAACCGCACGCCCAAGGAGCGCGTCGAGGCGGTCGCCCCGTGGCTGACCATCGACGGTGACGCCTACCCGGCGGTGGTGGGCGGCAAGATCCAGTGGATCGTCGACGCGTACACCACCACCAACGGATACCCGTACGCCTCGCGCACGACCCTGGGTGACACGACGGCCGACTCGCTGACCGCGACCAACAACTCGCGCGCGGTGGTGGCCCAGCAGAACCAGGTCAACTACATCCGCAACTCGGTGAAGGCGACCGTCGACGCGTACACCGGCGAGGTCAAGCTCTTCCAGTGGGACACCCAGGACCCGGTCCTCAAGACCTGGATGAAGGCGTTCCCGGGCACGGTCGAGTCCAAGGGGGACATCCCCCAGGCGCTGATGGATCATCTGCGCTACCCGCAGGACCTGTTCAAGGTCCAGCGCGAGCTGCTCAGCCGCTACCACGTCGAGGACGCGCAGACGTTCCTCAGCGGCAGCGAGGTGTGGCAGGTGCCGGACGACCCGACCAACAAGTCGGGCAACGCGGTGCCGCCGTACTACCTGAGCCTGAAGATGCCCGACCAGTCGGCGCAGACGTTCTCGCTGACGACGACGTTCACGCCCAACGGCCGGGACAACCTCAGCGCGTTCATGTCGGTCGACGCCGAGGCGGGCACCAGCGACTACGGCAAGATCAGAGTCCTGAAGCTGCCCACGAACACCACCGTCAACGGGCCCAAACAGGTGCAGAGCCAGTTCAACTCCGAACAGGACATCGCCGAGACGATCAGCCTGCTCAACCGCGGTGACTCGACCGTGGAGTACGGCAACCTGCTCGCGGTGCCACTGGACGGTGAACTGCTGTACGTGGAGCCGGTGTACGTGCGCGGTGGCGGTCTGAAGTACCCGCTGCTGCGGAAGGTGCTGGTGACCTACGGCGGCAACACCGCCTTCGAGAACACCCTCGGCGAGGCCCTCAACAAGGTCTTCGAAGCGGACGGTTCGACCACCGAGCCACCACCGGACGACGGCGACACGACCACTCCGCCACCGGCGTCCGACAACCCCACGGTCCAGGAGGCGTTGAACGACGCCCAGGAGGCCTTCGACGCCGGCCAGGAAGCCCTGAAGGAGAACGACTGGCAGGCGTACGGCGAGGCGCAGAAGAACCTGGAGGAGGCGCTGCGACGGGCCGAGGAGGCCCAGGCGGCCGCCGACAAGAACGGCGACGCCGCGGCGCCCGGCGGGAGTCCCAGTCCGAGCGGGAGTCCCCGCCCGAGCGGCAGTCCGAGTCCGAGCGGCAGCCCCGACAGCGGCTGA
- a CDS encoding CBS domain-containing protein, protein MLVRDAMSKVVLTIGPTHTLRQAAALMSARRVGAAVVLDPDAGGIGILTERDVLDSVGLGQSPDTEYVHAHTTTDVVFATPAWTLDEAAGAMTHGGFRHLIVLDRDEPVGIVSVRDIIRCWTPAQQRVPA, encoded by the coding sequence ATGCTGGTCCGCGACGCCATGAGCAAGGTCGTCCTCACCATCGGCCCCACCCACACCCTCCGCCAGGCCGCCGCACTGATGTCCGCCCGCCGGGTCGGCGCGGCCGTGGTCCTCGATCCCGACGCCGGCGGCATCGGCATCCTCACCGAACGCGACGTCCTCGACTCCGTGGGCCTCGGCCAGAGCCCCGACACGGAGTACGTCCACGCCCACACCACCACCGACGTCGTCTTCGCCACCCCGGCCTGGACCCTGGACGAGGCGGCCGGCGCCATGACGCACGGCGGCTTCCGCCATCTGATCGTGCTGGACCGCGACGAGCCCGTCGGCATCGTCTCGGTCCGCGACATCATCCGCTGCTGGACTCCGGCACAGCAGCGGGTGCCGGCCTGA
- a CDS encoding PDZ domain-containing protein → MPRRTATMLASTLMLIALLCAGVFINVPYSEMSPGPTVNTLGDHDGEPVLQISGRKTYGTSGHLNMTTVRVTSADYKMNLVEAVYGWLAHDNKVVPHDTLYPDGKTEEQSTQENAEEFSQSQESAKVAALKELDVPVRSWVIVSTVVKDSPAEGRLHAGDVIKAVDGTTVKEPADVAELVTKHKPGEKVVFTIVPAKEQAAAEKENRTATRTQTVTITTAASDDSGEKRAIVGISAGTDHTFPFTIDIKLADVGGPSAGLMFALGIYDKLTPGSLTGGAFVAGTGTIDDDGKVGPIGGIEMKTVGARDKGAQYFLTPADNCAAAASDTPEGLTLVKVNTIDDALGALRDIRSGDTADLPKCTTKQ, encoded by the coding sequence GCTGATCGCGCTCCTGTGCGCGGGAGTCTTCATCAACGTGCCGTACTCGGAGATGTCACCGGGGCCGACCGTGAACACGCTCGGGGACCACGACGGCGAGCCGGTACTCCAGATCTCGGGGCGCAAGACGTACGGGACGAGCGGGCATCTGAACATGACCACCGTGCGGGTGACCAGTGCCGACTACAAGATGAACCTCGTCGAGGCCGTCTACGGATGGCTCGCGCACGACAACAAGGTCGTGCCGCACGACACGCTCTATCCCGACGGCAAGACCGAGGAGCAGTCCACCCAGGAGAACGCCGAGGAGTTCAGCCAGTCGCAGGAGAGCGCCAAGGTCGCCGCCCTGAAGGAGCTGGACGTCCCGGTGCGTTCCTGGGTGATCGTCTCGACCGTCGTCAAGGACTCCCCGGCCGAGGGCAGACTGCACGCCGGTGACGTGATCAAGGCCGTCGACGGTACGACGGTGAAGGAGCCGGCCGACGTCGCCGAGTTGGTGACCAAGCACAAGCCGGGCGAGAAGGTCGTCTTCACGATCGTGCCCGCCAAGGAGCAGGCCGCCGCCGAGAAGGAGAACCGGACGGCGACCAGGACGCAGACCGTGACCATCACGACCGCGGCCTCCGACGACAGTGGTGAGAAGCGGGCCATCGTCGGGATCTCGGCGGGGACCGACCACACGTTCCCGTTCACCATCGACATCAAGCTCGCCGACGTGGGCGGGCCGAGCGCCGGCCTGATGTTCGCGCTCGGCATCTACGACAAGCTCACCCCGGGCAGCCTCACCGGCGGCGCCTTCGTGGCCGGCACCGGCACCATCGACGACGACGGCAAGGTCGGCCCGATCGGCGGCATCGAGATGAAGACCGTCGGCGCCCGCGACAAGGGCGCCCAGTACTTCCTCACGCCCGCCGACAACTGCGCGGCCGCCGCGAGCGACACCCCCGAAGGGCTCACCCTCGTGAAGGTGAACACCATCGACGACGCTCTCGGCGCGCTCCGGGACATCCGCTCCGGCGACACCGCCGACCTGCCGAAGTGCACGACGAAGCAGTAG
- a CDS encoding tetratricopeptide repeat protein, with protein sequence MDVMGDKATLFETGRFVQPSGQDEVGEAAEDAAEEIRQRLAAEAGDVEAMSVLGAMLLRRGDLDGAEPHLRAATAAGDRAAANNLGVLLHQRGYADEAAGWWRIAAVAGSAAAAHALGRHHRERGDEPAAEYWLRQSAEQGHALGAYALADLLEHRGDAGAERWMRAAAERGHREAAYRLARALDRRAAHEAEAVADADGGAAATEEAEQWYRQAAARGHRRAALHLGAILEKRGELKEAGRWYLTSAKDGEARAACALGFLLRDAGDTESAAVWWLRAAQDGDGNAANALGALHAERGEPQTAERWYRAAMDAGDDNGAYNLGLLCAEQGRTAQAEQWYRRAAYAGHREAANALAILLLQGGDATGAEPWFSKAAEAGSVDAAFNLGILFAGRGEEPVALRWYERAASAGHTEAALQVGIARLRDGDEREAERHLRCAAGRGSAEAAYRLATVLDARRPPQPAHELGESVHEKSECEEWYERAASQGHRRAQVRVGMLAAARGDVVEAARWYREAAEAGSRNGAFNLGLLLAREGSEPEAAVWWTRAADAGHGRAALRLALVYARRGELAEGQRWADRAVTLGPGEVAERAARLRDALRQELSA encoded by the coding sequence ATGGACGTTATGGGGGACAAGGCAACTCTGTTCGAGACAGGGCGTTTTGTGCAACCTTCCGGGCAGGACGAGGTCGGGGAGGCAGCCGAGGATGCTGCCGAGGAGATCCGTCAGAGACTCGCCGCCGAGGCCGGCGACGTCGAGGCGATGAGCGTCCTCGGGGCCATGCTGCTGCGCCGCGGTGATCTCGACGGAGCCGAACCCCATCTGCGTGCCGCCACCGCGGCCGGCGACCGGGCCGCCGCCAACAACCTGGGAGTCCTTCTTCATCAGCGCGGGTACGCCGACGAGGCCGCCGGGTGGTGGCGGATCGCCGCCGTCGCCGGGTCCGCCGCGGCCGCGCACGCACTCGGGCGGCACCACCGTGAGCGGGGTGACGAGCCCGCCGCGGAGTACTGGCTGCGCCAGTCCGCCGAGCAGGGGCACGCGCTCGGCGCGTACGCGCTCGCCGATCTGCTGGAGCACCGCGGCGACGCCGGGGCCGAGCGGTGGATGCGGGCCGCGGCCGAGCGGGGGCACCGCGAGGCGGCGTACCGGCTGGCGCGCGCGCTCGATCGCAGGGCCGCGCACGAGGCGGAGGCGGTGGCGGACGCCGACGGCGGTGCCGCCGCGACGGAGGAGGCCGAGCAGTGGTACCGGCAGGCCGCCGCGCGCGGTCACCGGCGGGCCGCGCTGCACCTCGGCGCGATCCTGGAGAAGCGCGGCGAGCTCAAGGAGGCCGGGCGCTGGTACCTGACGTCCGCGAAGGACGGCGAGGCGCGGGCCGCGTGCGCGCTCGGATTCCTGCTGCGGGACGCCGGCGACACCGAGAGCGCCGCCGTGTGGTGGCTGCGGGCCGCCCAGGACGGCGACGGGAACGCGGCGAACGCGCTGGGCGCGCTGCACGCCGAACGCGGCGAGCCGCAGACCGCCGAGCGGTGGTACCGGGCCGCGATGGACGCCGGGGACGACAACGGGGCGTACAACCTCGGCCTGCTCTGCGCGGAGCAGGGGCGGACCGCGCAGGCGGAGCAGTGGTACCGGCGGGCCGCCTACGCCGGGCACCGGGAGGCGGCGAACGCGCTGGCGATCCTGCTGCTCCAGGGCGGGGACGCGACCGGGGCGGAGCCGTGGTTCTCCAAGGCCGCGGAGGCGGGGAGCGTGGACGCCGCGTTCAACCTGGGGATCCTGTTCGCCGGGCGGGGCGAGGAGCCGGTCGCGCTGCGCTGGTACGAGCGGGCGGCGTCCGCCGGGCACACCGAGGCGGCGTTGCAGGTCGGGATCGCGCGGCTGCGGGACGGGGACGAGCGAGAGGCGGAGCGGCATCTGCGGTGCGCGGCGGGGCGGGGGAGCGCCGAGGCCGCGTACCGGCTGGCCACCGTGCTGGACGCGCGGCGCCCGCCGCAGCCGGCGCACGAGCTCGGGGAGTCGGTGCACGAGAAGAGCGAGTGCGAGGAGTGGTACGAGCGGGCGGCGTCCCAGGGGCATCGGCGGGCACAGGTGCGGGTCGGGATGCTCGCGGCGGCCCGGGGAGACGTGGTCGAGGCGGCTCGGTGGTACCGGGAGGCGGCCGAGGCCGGGTCCCGCAACGGGGCGTTCAATCTGGGGCTGCTGCTCGCCCGGGAGGGGAGTGAGCCGGAGGCCGCGGTGTGGTGGACACGGGCGGCTGACGCCGGGCATGGGCGCGCGGCGTTGCGCCTCGCCCTCGTCTACGCGCGTCGGGGGGAGCTGGCGGAGGGACAGCGGTGGGCGGACCGGGCGGTGACGCTCGGGCCGGGGGAGGTCGCGGAGCGGGCGGCACGGTTGCGGGACGCGCTGCGGCAGGAACTGTCGGCGTGA
- a CDS encoding ABC transporter substrate-binding protein, whose translation MRSRTYGAVIAVGALLASAAACASPSAGDAEREADRGTRTIRPVEGCGETSWTPPTDRSPTRAPARCRPGTPAAQPLPEPQKLTIATGTLSAEYVAPLQVALDKGEFEKEGLDITLKVLPTPDALPLLAKGDIDALWAAPEAAVMNGVRSGFDIRWVAGNFSPDPKSRSGLWVRLKDDESADRVAMAGRKLGTMIGKGSVIAYPMEKALERHGGGLDRIQYQQLGSADVLTALQNGGVDSAWLLDPVWRRVDGEPGYAFLGGQPLGEPLGGMLYGPNLLDDDADAGVALLRAYIRTVNTYFASDYKKDETFVTYLAKLLKADEAILESTPSLRMDWEIRTGTTDRLQSAYRAQGVTEDDPLPERTTVDRSLYEEAVGHRPQGT comes from the coding sequence ATGAGGAGCCGGACGTACGGCGCGGTGATCGCCGTCGGTGCCCTGCTGGCGTCGGCGGCGGCCTGCGCGTCGCCGTCGGCCGGGGACGCGGAACGGGAGGCGGACCGGGGCACGCGCACGATCCGCCCGGTGGAAGGCTGCGGTGAGACGTCCTGGACGCCTCCCACGGACCGCTCACCCACCCGCGCCCCGGCCCGCTGCCGCCCCGGAACCCCCGCCGCGCAACCGCTTCCCGAGCCCCAGAAGCTGACGATCGCGACCGGGACCCTGAGCGCCGAGTACGTGGCACCCCTCCAGGTCGCCCTGGACAAGGGCGAGTTCGAGAAGGAGGGCCTGGACATCACCCTGAAGGTGCTGCCCACGCCGGACGCGCTCCCCCTCCTGGCCAAGGGCGACATCGACGCGCTCTGGGCGGCACCGGAGGCGGCGGTCATGAACGGCGTCCGGAGCGGCTTCGACATCCGGTGGGTGGCGGGGAACTTCTCGCCCGACCCGAAGTCGAGGAGCGGCCTGTGGGTTCGGCTGAAGGACGACGAGAGCGCTGACCGGGTGGCGATGGCCGGCCGGAAGCTGGGCACGATGATCGGCAAGGGGTCGGTGATCGCGTATCCGATGGAGAAGGCCCTGGAGCGACACGGCGGCGGCCTCGACCGGATCCAGTACCAGCAACTGGGCTCGGCCGACGTCCTCACAGCCCTGCAGAACGGGGGCGTCGACTCGGCCTGGCTCCTCGACCCGGTCTGGCGCAGGGTCGACGGCGAGCCGGGCTACGCCTTCCTCGGCGGCCAGCCGCTCGGCGAGCCCCTGGGCGGCATGCTGTACGGCCCGAACCTGCTGGACGACGACGCGGACGCGGGGGTGGCCCTGCTGCGGGCGTACATCCGCACGGTCAACACGTACTTCGCGTCCGACTACAAGAAGGACGAGACCTTCGTCACCTACCTGGCCAAGCTCCTGAAGGCGGACGAGGCGATCCTCGAGTCGACCCCGTCCCTCCGCATGGACTGGGAGATCCGCACCGGCACCACGGACCGCCTCCAGTCCGCCTACCGCGCGCAGGGCGTGACGGAGGACGACCCACTCCCGGAACGGACGACGGTGGACCGATCCCTGTACGAGGAGGCGGTGGGCCACCGGCCGCAGGGGACGTAG
- a CDS encoding PPA1309 family protein: MSNTPMAASPLTRAVLEIDEYASGLGWDQPARLFALVDTARLQAQEPALAAQLGLEERPEATGLTPIEQDEIPAGKPLDEFLGTIAWPEAVAGCALTVERLMLPPSAEATVPEGLSEQQLARWVAEHPNRQEVRMTVAVLRNGARESALRLREKDSPTEVLTGSDLVPGLAEALAATFEE; this comes from the coding sequence ATGTCCAACACTCCCATGGCGGCGAGCCCGCTGACCCGGGCCGTACTCGAGATCGACGAGTACGCCTCCGGCCTCGGCTGGGACCAGCCCGCCCGCCTCTTCGCCCTCGTTGACACCGCCCGGCTGCAGGCCCAGGAACCCGCCCTCGCGGCCCAGCTCGGCCTTGAGGAGCGGCCGGAGGCCACCGGCCTCACTCCGATCGAACAGGACGAGATTCCCGCGGGCAAGCCGCTCGACGAGTTCCTCGGCACGATCGCCTGGCCCGAGGCGGTGGCCGGCTGCGCGCTCACCGTGGAGCGTCTGATGCTGCCGCCGTCCGCCGAGGCGACCGTCCCGGAAGGGCTGAGCGAGCAGCAGCTCGCCCGGTGGGTCGCCGAGCACCCGAACCGCCAGGAGGTCCGGATGACGGTCGCGGTCCTGCGCAACGGCGCCCGTGAGTCGGCTCTGCGCCTGCGCGAGAAGGACTCCCCGACGGAGGTGCTCACCGGCTCCGACCTCGTGCCGGGGCTGGCGGAGGCGCTGGCGGCGACGTTCGAGGAGTAG
- the hisN gene encoding histidinol-phosphatase — MPDYHDDLRLAHVLADAADAATMARFKALDLKVETKPDMTPVSEADKAAEELIRGQLQRARPRDAILGEEYGIEGTGPRRWVIDPIDGTKNYVRGVPVWATLISLMEAAEGGYQPVVGVVSAPALGRRWWAAKGHGAFSGRSLTSASRLHVSRVSKLSDASFAYSSLTGWEDQGRLGGFLDLTREVWRTRAYGDFWPYMMVAEGSVDLCAEPELSLWDMAANAIVVTEAGGTFTGLDGRPGPHSGNAAASNGLLHDEFLGYLNERY; from the coding sequence ATGCCCGACTACCACGACGACCTCCGCCTCGCCCACGTCCTCGCGGACGCGGCGGACGCGGCGACCATGGCCCGCTTCAAGGCCCTCGACCTCAAGGTCGAGACGAAGCCGGACATGACCCCGGTCAGCGAAGCGGACAAGGCCGCGGAGGAGCTCATCCGCGGCCAGCTCCAGCGCGCCCGCCCGCGTGACGCCATCCTCGGCGAGGAGTACGGCATCGAGGGCACCGGTCCCCGGCGCTGGGTCATCGACCCCATCGACGGCACGAAGAACTACGTCCGCGGCGTTCCCGTCTGGGCCACCCTGATCTCCCTGATGGAGGCGGCGGAGGGCGGCTACCAGCCCGTCGTGGGGGTCGTCTCAGCCCCCGCCCTGGGCCGCCGCTGGTGGGCCGCGAAGGGGCACGGCGCCTTCTCCGGCCGCAGCCTCACCTCGGCCTCCCGGCTGCACGTCTCCCGTGTCTCGAAGCTCTCCGACGCCTCCTTCGCGTACTCCTCGCTCACCGGCTGGGAGGACCAGGGCCGCCTGGGCGGCTTCCTGGACCTGACCCGCGAGGTGTGGCGCACGCGCGCGTACGGCGACTTCTGGCCGTACATGATGGTCGCCGAGGGATCGGTCGACCTGTGCGCCGAACCCGAGCTGTCGCTCTGGGACATGGCCGCGAACGCGATCGTCGTGACGGAGGCGGGCGGCACCTTCACCGGCCTCGACGGCCGCCCGGGCCCGCACAGCGGCAACGCGGCGGCGTCGAACGGCCTGCTCCACGACGAGTTCCTGGGCTATCTCAACGAGCGCTACTGA
- a CDS encoding Fur family transcriptional regulator, whose protein sequence is MSDLLERLRGRGWRMTAQRRVVAEVLDGEHVHLTADEVHARAVAKLPEISRATVYNTLGELVSLGEVLEVATDQRAKRYDPNAHQPHHHLVCAQCGAIRDVHPTGNPLADLPDTERFGFTVSDVEVTYRGVCPNCAAA, encoded by the coding sequence ATGAGTGACCTTCTGGAACGGCTGCGTGGACGCGGATGGCGGATGACCGCGCAGCGGCGCGTCGTGGCCGAGGTCCTCGACGGCGAACACGTCCATCTGACGGCCGACGAGGTCCACGCCAGAGCTGTCGCGAAGCTGCCCGAGATCTCCCGGGCGACCGTCTACAACACCCTGGGCGAGCTGGTCTCCCTCGGCGAGGTGCTCGAGGTCGCCACGGACCAGCGGGCCAAGCGGTACGACCCCAACGCACACCAGCCGCACCACCACCTGGTCTGCGCCCAGTGCGGCGCCATCCGGGACGTCCACCCGACCGGCAATCCGCTGGCCGACCTCCCCGACACGGAGCGCTTCGGCTTCACCGTCTCGGACGTCGAGGTGACGTACCGGGGCGTGTGCCCCAACTGCGCGGCGGCGTAA
- a CDS encoding ABC transporter ATP-binding protein — MGDPHPKLHATGLTRTFGRAPRAVEALGPLGLTVAPGEFVCLVGPSGCGKSTLLRIAAGLLRPSTGTLEIRTAGPRPAAMIFQDYGIYDWKTVRANVRFGLDVQRVPRREANARADTWLTRMGLADFAHAYPAALSGGMRQRVAIARALAVEPELLLMDEPFAALDAQLRMILQDELLELTQTTRTTTLFITHSLEEAIVLGDRVLVMSARPGRIIAEHRPPFPRPRTGDIRSAPEFTALKSELWELLRKEAVPA; from the coding sequence GTGGGAGATCCGCACCCCAAACTCCACGCCACCGGGCTGACCCGCACCTTCGGCCGCGCACCGCGTGCCGTCGAGGCCCTCGGCCCCCTCGGCCTCACCGTCGCCCCGGGCGAGTTCGTCTGTCTGGTCGGCCCCTCCGGCTGCGGCAAGTCCACGCTCCTGCGCATCGCCGCGGGCCTGCTCCGCCCGAGCACGGGCACGCTGGAGATCCGCACGGCCGGCCCCCGCCCGGCGGCCATGATCTTCCAGGACTACGGCATCTACGACTGGAAGACGGTCCGCGCCAACGTCCGCTTCGGCCTGGACGTCCAGCGCGTCCCGCGCCGCGAGGCGAACGCCCGCGCCGACACGTGGCTGACCCGCATGGGCCTCGCCGACTTCGCCCACGCCTACCCGGCTGCCCTCTCCGGCGGCATGCGCCAGCGCGTGGCCATCGCCCGCGCGCTCGCGGTCGAACCCGAACTCCTCCTCATGGACGAACCGTTCGCCGCCCTCGACGCCCAACTCCGCATGATCCTCCAGGACGAGCTGCTGGAACTCACGCAGACCACCCGCACCACCACGCTCTTCATCACCCACAGCCTGGAAGAGGCGATCGTGCTCGGCGACCGCGTGCTGGTGATGTCCGCCCGCCCGGGCCGGATCATCGCCGAACACCGCCCGCCGTTCCCGCGCCCGCGCACCGGCGACATCCGCTCCGCTCCCGAGTTCACCGCCCTGAAGAGCGAACTGTGGGAGCTGCTGCGCAAGGAGGCGGTGCCGGCATGA